The following coding sequences are from one Diabrotica virgifera virgifera chromosome 2, PGI_DIABVI_V3a window:
- the LOC114341628 gene encoding tyrosine-protein kinase transmembrane receptor Ror2: protein MYRLFALLFFIKSTHTLSEGYCASYHGNICKNYILSTKQVWYNNSGGYENELITTALWDEIIVPLEEPCRSAAEKLLCFYAFPDCNISKPLPLCYEDCVAVKQLFCYKDWALIEDKKEQGIFVKSRGHFRLPDCAGFPKFNKDMVECSYAGLTELKLDEITYDCVKGRGRFYQGKVNLTKDGIPCQRWDSQSPHTHDSPPHIFPELKNAENYCRNTGAEEKRPWCFTTNPNIRWQHCDIPRCPNSTFDELDTRTIAMDQILSPTFLIIISTVGLLVLVTCLLLILLCYRIHKRHLMGYNAPEAAEVNIDLDKLPSNMAYHSHGATLNPKLEKLEFPRNDIIYIRDLGQGAFGSVFQAKAPGLIAGEEFTIVAVKMLKEDASEDMQEDFEKEACLLAEFDHPNIVKLLGVCAVGRPMCLLFEYMGKGDLNEFLRQCSPSNYVVRSIVDGSSPSREIYKDNQISHLDKVNIALQISSGMVYLSQRKFVHRDLATRNCLISEDMVVKIADFGLSQKIYLQDYYKGSDRDAIPVRWMPLESILYNKYTPESDVWAFGVCLWEIFSYALQPYYGMTHEEVIKFLKEGNVLASPEGCPAPLYEVMKQCWGQKPVDRPSFQTIYQTMIDIRVNMLSMPLH from the coding sequence ATGTATCGACTATTTGCGttattatttttcattaaatCAACACACACCTTATCAGAAGGATACTGTGCATCATACCATGGTAATATCTGTAAAAACTACATTTTAAGTACAAAACAGGTATGGTACAATAACAGCGGAGGATATGAGAACGAATTAATCACTACAGCTCTATGGGATGAAATAATAGTGCCACTTGAAGAACCATGTCGTTCAGCGGCAGAaaagttgctttgtttttatgcATTTCCAGACTGCAACATCTCCAAACCTCTTCCACTTTGTTACGAAGACTGTGTAGCCGTAAAACAACTATTTTGTTACAAAGACTGGGCTCTTATAGAGGACAAAAAAGAACAAGGCATCTTTGTCAAATCCAGAGGCCATTTCCGTCTGCCTGATTGTGCAGGTTTTCCTAAATTTAATAAAGATATGGTAGAATGTTCTTATGCAGGCCTAACTGAATTAAAATTAGATGAAATAACTTACGATTGTGTAAAAGGAAGGGGTAGGTTTTATCAAGGAAAGGTAAATTTAACTAAAGATGGAATTCCTTGCCAAAGATGGGATTCACAGTCACCTCACACACACGATTCACCCCCACATATATTTCCTGAGTTGAAAAATGCAGAAAACTATTGCAGAAATACTGGAGCAGAAGAAAAAAGGCCTTGGTGTTTTACTACGAATCCTAATATCAGGTGGCAACATTGTGATATACCACGCTGTCCAAATTCTACTTTTGATGAATTGGACACACGTACTATAGCTATGGACCAGATATTATCACCTACATTTCTTATTATAATATCTACAGTGGGActtctggtcctggtgacttgtTTGTTACTCATTTTATTGTGTTACAGAATCCACAAAAGACATTTAATGGGATATAATGCCCCTGAAGCTGCTGAAGTCAATATAGACTTGGATAAACTGCCTAGCAATATGGCCTATCACAGTCATGGTGCTACCTTAAATCCAAAATTAGAGAAGCTTGAATTTCCTAGAAATGATATAATATACATTAGAGACTTGGGACAAGGTGCTTTTGGAAGTGTGTTTCAAGCAAAGGCACCTGGACTCATAGCAGGTGAAGAATTCACTATAGTAGCTGTTAAGATGCTAAAAGAGGATGCTTCCGAAGACATGCAAGAAGATTTTGAAAAAGAGGCATGTCTTCTAGCTGAATTTGATCATCCGAATATTGTAAAACTACTGGGGGTGTGTGCTGTGGGTAGACCAATGTGCCTGCTTTTTGAATATATGGGAAAAGGGGATTTGAATGAATTTTTAAGACAGTGTTCTCCTAGTAACTATGTAGTAAGAAGTATCGTGGATGGTAGTTCCCCTAGTAGAGAAATTTACAAAGACAACCAAATCAGTCACTTGGATAAGGTTAATATAGCTTTACAGATCTCATCTGGCATGGTTTATTTGTCTCAAAGGAAATTCGTCCATAGAGACTTAGCCACTAGGAACTGTCTAATAAGTGAAGATATGGTAGTAAAAATAGCAGACTTTGGTTTGTCGCAGAAGATTTACCTTCAAGATTATTATAAAGGTAGTGATAGAGATGCCATTCCAGTGCGGTGGATGCCATTGGAGAGCATCCTTTACAACAAATACACTCCAGAATCAGATGTGTGGGCTTTTGGTGTCTGCCTGTGGGAAATATTTTCCTACGCCTTACAACCATACTATGGAATGACCCATGAAGAAGTGATCAAGTTTTTGAAGGAGGGTAATGTACTAGCAAGTCCTGAAGGTTGTCCAGCACCTTTGTACGAGGTTATGAAACAATGCTGGGGACAGAAACCAGTGGACAGACCCAGTTTCCAAACCATCTATCAAACTATGATTGATATAAGGGTGAATATGCTTTCCATGCCTCTACATTAA